The genome window GCGGCACGGCGTAAGAGATAATCTTGATCGTCGCCACCATCCCATTCTCAGTCATCTGCTGAAAGGGCGGCACAGTGGCCAAGGTGATCATCGGATGTACTGCATTAACCGCCTCAAGCGCGGCGCGGCCCATCATCACAACGCCCGGCCCCTCTGCCAAAAGGTTCACCCGCCCGGTAAAGGGGTCGGAGATCCGCAGCCCCGGACCACAGAGCGCTTTGGCCAGTTGGGCTGCGCCTGTGTTTTCGTCTATATCACCGGGATCAAGGCGGGCGACGATGATCTCTTGAATCCCAGCCTGTTCAAGCGCTGCGATATCTTCTTGCGCCAACACACGGCCCTTGCGCAGCCGTCCGCTGCTGACAACGACAGAATGGGCCAATGTTGCGCCAAGTGCGTCGCTTAATGGGACCGGGCCGAACCTCATGGACGGCGCAGCGTTTGGATCATCTGTGCAAGGATCGACACAGCAATCTCGGCCGGGCTGGCAGCGCCAATGTCGAGACCAACCGGCCCATGGATCCGCGCAGCCTGATCCGTTGCCACGCCCGCCTCTTGCAACCGCGCAAGGCGACTGGCCTGCGTCCGGTTCGAGCCGAGCGCACCGATGTAAAACGCCTCTGTCCCCAGGGCCACATGCAGCGCCGGGTCATCCAATTTCGGGTCGTGGGTCAACAACACCACGGCAGAACGGGCATCCAAGCCGATTGCCTTAAGGGCGGCGTCGGGCCAATCGTTCATCACGCGGCATTCAGGGAACCGCGCGGCGGAGCCAAAGGCCTCGCGCGGGTCGACGACGATCGGATCGAAGCCCGCCTCTCCCGCCATGCGCACCAGATGCTGCGCGATATGCACAGCGCCCACGATCACCAGCCGCAGCGGCGGGTTATGAATGGCGATGAAGCGTCCCGTGTCTTCGTCGATCCCAGAGCGGTCACGGCGAAAGCGACCTTCATGCCCCCCGCGGGACAGCTCTCGCGTGCTGCCATCAAGCGCCACTTCATAGGCCACGGGCTGCCGTGCAGCGCGCGCCGCTACCAGATCGCGCAGCATCTCAAGCGTGAGTGCATCGGATCGTATCGGTTCCACCAGCACCTTGATTGTGCCCCCGCAGGCCAACCCCACGGCAAAGGCATCGCCATCGCTGACGCCGTACTCCAGCAACCGGGTGCGCCCGTCCCCAATCGCCTCAAGCGCTTCGACCACCACCGCACCTTCGACGCAGCCG of Sulfitobacter sp. DSM 110093 contains these proteins:
- a CDS encoding XdhC family protein, whose protein sequence is MDRIPEQALNWAEAGQPVALATVVETWGSAPRRAGAQLVVAGDGTMMGSVSGGCVEGAVVVEALEAIGDGRTRLLEYGVSDGDAFAVGLACGGTIKVLVEPIRSDALTLEMLRDLVAARAARQPVAYEVALDGSTRELSRGGHEGRFRRDRSGIDEDTGRFIAIHNPPLRLVIVGAVHIAQHLVRMAGEAGFDPIVVDPREAFGSAARFPECRVMNDWPDAALKAIGLDARSAVVLLTHDPKLDDPALHVALGTEAFYIGALGSNRTQASRLARLQEAGVATDQAARIHGPVGLDIGAASPAEIAVSILAQMIQTLRRP